The Schistocerca gregaria isolate iqSchGreg1 chromosome 4, iqSchGreg1.2, whole genome shotgun sequence genome contains a region encoding:
- the LOC126268080 gene encoding H(+)/Cl(-) exchange transporter 4 isoform X4 — translation MEKAPLRGNAAIPMSFPTSYHAVDDQQQLVNGQQFRSASISSDDEMIDITTTGTVTERTIHQDELAASHFAGDADDIPGIGQYDDFHTIDWQRDIARDRMRHRYIVKKKQDSICDLIKGAHDAWSGWVCVLLVGVFTGVVAGVIDIGASWMSDLKYGICPQAFWLNREQCCWSSNETTFDNGNCSQWWTWPEVFSQSREGVGPYIISYLFYIVWALIFAALAASLVRMFAPYACGSGIPEIKTILSGFIIRGYLGKWTLIIKSVGIMLAVSAGLSLGKEGPMVHIACCIGNIFSYLFPKYGKNEAKKREILSAAAAAGVSVAFGAPIGGVLFSLEEVSYYFPLKTLWRSFFCALVAAFVLRSINPFGNEHSVLFFVEYNKPWIFFELVPFIGLGIIGGVIATIFIKANLYWCRYRKVSKLGQYPVTEVLVVAVITAVIAYPNPYTRMNTSQLIYLLFSQCGVSNSDNLCDYNRNFTDVTSAIEKAAAGPGVYKAIWLLVLALIFKLIATIFTFGFKAPCGLFIPSLCLGAIMGRIVGVGVEQLAYHYPHVWMFSGECSTGDDCITPGLYAMVGAAAVLGGVTRMTVSLVVIMFELTGGVRYIVPLMAAAMASKWVGDALGRQGIYDAHIELNGYPFLDSKEEFAHTSLAADVMQPKRNETLSVLTQDSMTVEDVESLLRETEHNGFPVVVSRESQYLVGFVLRRDLNLAISNAKRTQEGICAQSLVLFTSQTPVQTTGPPPLKLKKILDMAPITITDQTPMETVVDMFRKLGLRQTLVTHNGRLLGVITKKDVLRHLKQMDNEDPSSVLFN, via the exons ATGGAAAAGGCGCCTTTAAGAGGCAATGCGGCCATACCAATGAGTTTTCCCACTTCTTATCATGCGGTTGATGACCAA CAACAACTCGTAAACGGACAACAGTTTCGATCTGCATCAATTAGTTCAGATGATGAGATGATTGACATTACAACGACAGGAACTGTTACGGAACGCACCATTCATCAAGATGAATTGGCAGCATCACACT TTGCAGGTGATGCTGATGACATCCCAGGCATCGGCCAGTATGATGACTTCCATACGATTGACTGGCAGCGAGACATTGCACGTGACAGAATGCGTCACCGGTACATTGTGAAAAAGAAGCAAGATTCAATATGTGACTTAATAAAAGGAGCACATGACGCATGGTCAGGTTGGGTCTGTGTGCTGCTTGTAGGTGTATTTACAGGTGTGGTAGCCGGTGTGATAGATATCGGAGCAAGCTGGATGTCAGATCTGAAATATGGAATTTGCCCCCAGGCATTTTGGCTCAATCGTGAACAGTGTTGTTGGTCATCTAATGAGACAACATTTGATAATGGCAACTGCTCACAG TGGTGGACATGGCCAGAAGTTTTCAGTCAGTCAAGAGAAGGGGTGGGCCCATatataatttcctaccttttcTACATTGTGTGGGCTCTCATTTTTGCTGCACTTGCTGCATCTTTGGTACGGATGTTTGCCCCTTACGCCTGTGGCTCAGGTATACCAGAG aTAAAAACAATTCTGAGTGGGTTTATCATTAGAGGATACTTAGGAAAGTGGACATTGATAATAAAGTCTGTTGGTATAATGCTTGCTGTATCGGCAGGCCTTAGCTTGGGAAAAGAAGGTCCTATGGTGCATATTGCCTGCTGTATAG GTAATATATTCTCCTACCTTTTTCCAAAATACGGAAAAAATGAAGCTAAGAAAAGAGAGATACTGtcggcagcagcagctgctggtGTGTCTGTTGCCTTTGGAGCTCCAATTGGAGGGGTCCTATTCAGTTTAGAAGAG GTCAGTTACTACTTTCCACTCAAGACATTGTGGAGATCATTCTTCTGTGCTCTTGTGGCAGCGTTTGTGCTGCGCTCCATAAACCCTTTTGGAAACGAGCACTCTGTGCTGTTTTTTGTGGAGTACAATAAACCTTGGATATTTTTTGAGCTGGTTCCTTTTATTGGACTTGGGATAATAGGA GGTGTAATAGCTACAATATTCATAAAAGCAAATCTATATTGGTGCCGCTATCGCAAAGTTTCAAAGTTGGGTCAATATCCTGTTACTGAGGTACTGGTTGTTGCAGTGATCACAGCAGTTATTGCGTACCCTAACCCATATACACGCATGAATACAAGTCAGTTAATTTATTTGCTGTTCAGCCAGTgtggtgtttcaaattctgacaacttgtg TGATTACAACCGCAATTTCACTGATGTTACTTCAGCCATTGAAAAGGCAGCTGCAGGACCAGGTGTCTACAAAGCAATATGGCTGCTAGTGCTGGCTTTGATCTTTAAGCTGATTGCAACAATCTTCACATTTGGCTTCAAAGCTCCATGTGGTTTGTTCATTCCCAGCTTGTGCCTTGGAGCAATTATGGGCAGGATAGTAGGTGTTGGTGTGGAACAGTTAGCGTATCATTATCCACATGTGTGGATGTTCAGTGGAGAATGTTCCACAGGAGATGATTGCATTACTCCTGGGCTCTATGCCATGGTGGGAGCAGCTGCTGTTTTAGGCGGAGTGACACGAATGACAG TATCTCTTGTGGTAATAATGTTTGAACTGACTGGTGGAGTACGCTACATTGTACCTCTTATGGCAGCTGCTATGGCCAGCAAGTGGGTTGGTGATGCATTAGGCCGGCAGGGCATATACGATGCCCACATAGAGCTAAACGGCTACCCATTTCTGGACAGCAAAGAAGAATTTGCACACACATCATTAGCGGCAGATGTAATGCAACCAAA GCGAAATGAAACACTGAGTGTCTTAACTCAGGATTCTATGACTGTAGAAGATGTTGAAAGTCTTCTCAGAGAAACAGAACACAATGGTTTCCCTGTAGTCGTATCAAGAGAATCGCAGTACTTGGTAGGATTTGTGCTAAGGAGGGATCTTAACCTTGCCATTT CAAATGCTAAAAGAACTCAAGAAGGCATTTGTGCTCAGTCTCTTGTACTGTTCACAAGTCAGACTCCAGTCCAGACAACAGGGCCTCCACCATTGAAGCTGAAGAAGATACTCGATATGGCACCAATCACCATTACGGATCAGACTCCGATGGAGACTGTTGTTGACATGTTCCGCAAACTTGGATTGAGACAGACGCTTGTCACACACAATGG ACGGTTGCTTGGTGTCATCACAAAGAAGGATGTACTGAGGCATCTAAAACAAATGGATAATGAAGACCCTAGCTCAGTGTTATTTAATTAG
- the LOC126268080 gene encoding H(+)/Cl(-) exchange transporter 4 isoform X1: MEKAPLRGNAAIPMSFPTSYHAVDDQQQLVNGQQFRSASISSDDEMIDITTTGTVTERTIHQDELAASHLSAIKYSGHPDGAVTFVEPQVAGDADDIPGIGQYDDFHTIDWQRDIARDRMRHRYIVKKKQDSICDLIKGAHDAWSGWVCVLLVGVFTGVVAGVIDIGASWMSDLKYGICPQAFWLNREQCCWSSNETTFDNGNCSQWWTWPEVFSQSREGVGPYIISYLFYIVWALIFAALAASLVRMFAPYACGSGIPEIKTILSGFIIRGYLGKWTLIIKSVGIMLAVSAGLSLGKEGPMVHIACCIGNIFSYLFPKYGKNEAKKREILSAAAAAGVSVAFGAPIGGVLFSLEEVSYYFPLKTLWRSFFCALVAAFVLRSINPFGNEHSVLFFVEYNKPWIFFELVPFIGLGIIGGVIATIFIKANLYWCRYRKVSKLGQYPVTEVLVVAVITAVIAYPNPYTRMNTSQLIYLLFSQCGVSNSDNLCDYNRNFTDVTSAIEKAAAGPGVYKAIWLLVLALIFKLIATIFTFGFKAPCGLFIPSLCLGAIMGRIVGVGVEQLAYHYPHVWMFSGECSTGDDCITPGLYAMVGAAAVLGGVTRMTVSLVVIMFELTGGVRYIVPLMAAAMASKWVGDALGRQGIYDAHIELNGYPFLDSKEEFAHTSLAADVMQPKRNETLSVLTQDSMTVEDVESLLRETEHNGFPVVVSRESQYLVGFVLRRDLNLAISNAKRTQEGICAQSLVLFTSQTPVQTTGPPPLKLKKILDMAPITITDQTPMETVVDMFRKLGLRQTLVTHNGRLLGVITKKDVLRHLKQMDNEDPSSVLFN, from the exons ATGGAAAAGGCGCCTTTAAGAGGCAATGCGGCCATACCAATGAGTTTTCCCACTTCTTATCATGCGGTTGATGACCAA CAACAACTCGTAAACGGACAACAGTTTCGATCTGCATCAATTAGTTCAGATGATGAGATGATTGACATTACAACGACAGGAACTGTTACGGAACGCACCATTCATCAAGATGAATTGGCAGCATCACACT tATCTGCGATTAAATACTCGGGTCATCCAGATG GTGCAGTCACGTTCGTGGAACCTCAAG TTGCAGGTGATGCTGATGACATCCCAGGCATCGGCCAGTATGATGACTTCCATACGATTGACTGGCAGCGAGACATTGCACGTGACAGAATGCGTCACCGGTACATTGTGAAAAAGAAGCAAGATTCAATATGTGACTTAATAAAAGGAGCACATGACGCATGGTCAGGTTGGGTCTGTGTGCTGCTTGTAGGTGTATTTACAGGTGTGGTAGCCGGTGTGATAGATATCGGAGCAAGCTGGATGTCAGATCTGAAATATGGAATTTGCCCCCAGGCATTTTGGCTCAATCGTGAACAGTGTTGTTGGTCATCTAATGAGACAACATTTGATAATGGCAACTGCTCACAG TGGTGGACATGGCCAGAAGTTTTCAGTCAGTCAAGAGAAGGGGTGGGCCCATatataatttcctaccttttcTACATTGTGTGGGCTCTCATTTTTGCTGCACTTGCTGCATCTTTGGTACGGATGTTTGCCCCTTACGCCTGTGGCTCAGGTATACCAGAG aTAAAAACAATTCTGAGTGGGTTTATCATTAGAGGATACTTAGGAAAGTGGACATTGATAATAAAGTCTGTTGGTATAATGCTTGCTGTATCGGCAGGCCTTAGCTTGGGAAAAGAAGGTCCTATGGTGCATATTGCCTGCTGTATAG GTAATATATTCTCCTACCTTTTTCCAAAATACGGAAAAAATGAAGCTAAGAAAAGAGAGATACTGtcggcagcagcagctgctggtGTGTCTGTTGCCTTTGGAGCTCCAATTGGAGGGGTCCTATTCAGTTTAGAAGAG GTCAGTTACTACTTTCCACTCAAGACATTGTGGAGATCATTCTTCTGTGCTCTTGTGGCAGCGTTTGTGCTGCGCTCCATAAACCCTTTTGGAAACGAGCACTCTGTGCTGTTTTTTGTGGAGTACAATAAACCTTGGATATTTTTTGAGCTGGTTCCTTTTATTGGACTTGGGATAATAGGA GGTGTAATAGCTACAATATTCATAAAAGCAAATCTATATTGGTGCCGCTATCGCAAAGTTTCAAAGTTGGGTCAATATCCTGTTACTGAGGTACTGGTTGTTGCAGTGATCACAGCAGTTATTGCGTACCCTAACCCATATACACGCATGAATACAAGTCAGTTAATTTATTTGCTGTTCAGCCAGTgtggtgtttcaaattctgacaacttgtg TGATTACAACCGCAATTTCACTGATGTTACTTCAGCCATTGAAAAGGCAGCTGCAGGACCAGGTGTCTACAAAGCAATATGGCTGCTAGTGCTGGCTTTGATCTTTAAGCTGATTGCAACAATCTTCACATTTGGCTTCAAAGCTCCATGTGGTTTGTTCATTCCCAGCTTGTGCCTTGGAGCAATTATGGGCAGGATAGTAGGTGTTGGTGTGGAACAGTTAGCGTATCATTATCCACATGTGTGGATGTTCAGTGGAGAATGTTCCACAGGAGATGATTGCATTACTCCTGGGCTCTATGCCATGGTGGGAGCAGCTGCTGTTTTAGGCGGAGTGACACGAATGACAG TATCTCTTGTGGTAATAATGTTTGAACTGACTGGTGGAGTACGCTACATTGTACCTCTTATGGCAGCTGCTATGGCCAGCAAGTGGGTTGGTGATGCATTAGGCCGGCAGGGCATATACGATGCCCACATAGAGCTAAACGGCTACCCATTTCTGGACAGCAAAGAAGAATTTGCACACACATCATTAGCGGCAGATGTAATGCAACCAAA GCGAAATGAAACACTGAGTGTCTTAACTCAGGATTCTATGACTGTAGAAGATGTTGAAAGTCTTCTCAGAGAAACAGAACACAATGGTTTCCCTGTAGTCGTATCAAGAGAATCGCAGTACTTGGTAGGATTTGTGCTAAGGAGGGATCTTAACCTTGCCATTT CAAATGCTAAAAGAACTCAAGAAGGCATTTGTGCTCAGTCTCTTGTACTGTTCACAAGTCAGACTCCAGTCCAGACAACAGGGCCTCCACCATTGAAGCTGAAGAAGATACTCGATATGGCACCAATCACCATTACGGATCAGACTCCGATGGAGACTGTTGTTGACATGTTCCGCAAACTTGGATTGAGACAGACGCTTGTCACACACAATGG ACGGTTGCTTGGTGTCATCACAAAGAAGGATGTACTGAGGCATCTAAAACAAATGGATAATGAAGACCCTAGCTCAGTGTTATTTAATTAG
- the LOC126268080 gene encoding H(+)/Cl(-) exchange transporter 4 isoform X2 — translation MEKAPLRGNAAIPMSFPTSYHAVDDQQQLVNGQQFRSASISSDDEMIDITTTGTVTERTIHQDELAASHLSAIKYSGHPDVAGDADDIPGIGQYDDFHTIDWQRDIARDRMRHRYIVKKKQDSICDLIKGAHDAWSGWVCVLLVGVFTGVVAGVIDIGASWMSDLKYGICPQAFWLNREQCCWSSNETTFDNGNCSQWWTWPEVFSQSREGVGPYIISYLFYIVWALIFAALAASLVRMFAPYACGSGIPEIKTILSGFIIRGYLGKWTLIIKSVGIMLAVSAGLSLGKEGPMVHIACCIGNIFSYLFPKYGKNEAKKREILSAAAAAGVSVAFGAPIGGVLFSLEEVSYYFPLKTLWRSFFCALVAAFVLRSINPFGNEHSVLFFVEYNKPWIFFELVPFIGLGIIGGVIATIFIKANLYWCRYRKVSKLGQYPVTEVLVVAVITAVIAYPNPYTRMNTSQLIYLLFSQCGVSNSDNLCDYNRNFTDVTSAIEKAAAGPGVYKAIWLLVLALIFKLIATIFTFGFKAPCGLFIPSLCLGAIMGRIVGVGVEQLAYHYPHVWMFSGECSTGDDCITPGLYAMVGAAAVLGGVTRMTVSLVVIMFELTGGVRYIVPLMAAAMASKWVGDALGRQGIYDAHIELNGYPFLDSKEEFAHTSLAADVMQPKRNETLSVLTQDSMTVEDVESLLRETEHNGFPVVVSRESQYLVGFVLRRDLNLAISNAKRTQEGICAQSLVLFTSQTPVQTTGPPPLKLKKILDMAPITITDQTPMETVVDMFRKLGLRQTLVTHNGRLLGVITKKDVLRHLKQMDNEDPSSVLFN, via the exons ATGGAAAAGGCGCCTTTAAGAGGCAATGCGGCCATACCAATGAGTTTTCCCACTTCTTATCATGCGGTTGATGACCAA CAACAACTCGTAAACGGACAACAGTTTCGATCTGCATCAATTAGTTCAGATGATGAGATGATTGACATTACAACGACAGGAACTGTTACGGAACGCACCATTCATCAAGATGAATTGGCAGCATCACACT tATCTGCGATTAAATACTCGGGTCATCCAGATG TTGCAGGTGATGCTGATGACATCCCAGGCATCGGCCAGTATGATGACTTCCATACGATTGACTGGCAGCGAGACATTGCACGTGACAGAATGCGTCACCGGTACATTGTGAAAAAGAAGCAAGATTCAATATGTGACTTAATAAAAGGAGCACATGACGCATGGTCAGGTTGGGTCTGTGTGCTGCTTGTAGGTGTATTTACAGGTGTGGTAGCCGGTGTGATAGATATCGGAGCAAGCTGGATGTCAGATCTGAAATATGGAATTTGCCCCCAGGCATTTTGGCTCAATCGTGAACAGTGTTGTTGGTCATCTAATGAGACAACATTTGATAATGGCAACTGCTCACAG TGGTGGACATGGCCAGAAGTTTTCAGTCAGTCAAGAGAAGGGGTGGGCCCATatataatttcctaccttttcTACATTGTGTGGGCTCTCATTTTTGCTGCACTTGCTGCATCTTTGGTACGGATGTTTGCCCCTTACGCCTGTGGCTCAGGTATACCAGAG aTAAAAACAATTCTGAGTGGGTTTATCATTAGAGGATACTTAGGAAAGTGGACATTGATAATAAAGTCTGTTGGTATAATGCTTGCTGTATCGGCAGGCCTTAGCTTGGGAAAAGAAGGTCCTATGGTGCATATTGCCTGCTGTATAG GTAATATATTCTCCTACCTTTTTCCAAAATACGGAAAAAATGAAGCTAAGAAAAGAGAGATACTGtcggcagcagcagctgctggtGTGTCTGTTGCCTTTGGAGCTCCAATTGGAGGGGTCCTATTCAGTTTAGAAGAG GTCAGTTACTACTTTCCACTCAAGACATTGTGGAGATCATTCTTCTGTGCTCTTGTGGCAGCGTTTGTGCTGCGCTCCATAAACCCTTTTGGAAACGAGCACTCTGTGCTGTTTTTTGTGGAGTACAATAAACCTTGGATATTTTTTGAGCTGGTTCCTTTTATTGGACTTGGGATAATAGGA GGTGTAATAGCTACAATATTCATAAAAGCAAATCTATATTGGTGCCGCTATCGCAAAGTTTCAAAGTTGGGTCAATATCCTGTTACTGAGGTACTGGTTGTTGCAGTGATCACAGCAGTTATTGCGTACCCTAACCCATATACACGCATGAATACAAGTCAGTTAATTTATTTGCTGTTCAGCCAGTgtggtgtttcaaattctgacaacttgtg TGATTACAACCGCAATTTCACTGATGTTACTTCAGCCATTGAAAAGGCAGCTGCAGGACCAGGTGTCTACAAAGCAATATGGCTGCTAGTGCTGGCTTTGATCTTTAAGCTGATTGCAACAATCTTCACATTTGGCTTCAAAGCTCCATGTGGTTTGTTCATTCCCAGCTTGTGCCTTGGAGCAATTATGGGCAGGATAGTAGGTGTTGGTGTGGAACAGTTAGCGTATCATTATCCACATGTGTGGATGTTCAGTGGAGAATGTTCCACAGGAGATGATTGCATTACTCCTGGGCTCTATGCCATGGTGGGAGCAGCTGCTGTTTTAGGCGGAGTGACACGAATGACAG TATCTCTTGTGGTAATAATGTTTGAACTGACTGGTGGAGTACGCTACATTGTACCTCTTATGGCAGCTGCTATGGCCAGCAAGTGGGTTGGTGATGCATTAGGCCGGCAGGGCATATACGATGCCCACATAGAGCTAAACGGCTACCCATTTCTGGACAGCAAAGAAGAATTTGCACACACATCATTAGCGGCAGATGTAATGCAACCAAA GCGAAATGAAACACTGAGTGTCTTAACTCAGGATTCTATGACTGTAGAAGATGTTGAAAGTCTTCTCAGAGAAACAGAACACAATGGTTTCCCTGTAGTCGTATCAAGAGAATCGCAGTACTTGGTAGGATTTGTGCTAAGGAGGGATCTTAACCTTGCCATTT CAAATGCTAAAAGAACTCAAGAAGGCATTTGTGCTCAGTCTCTTGTACTGTTCACAAGTCAGACTCCAGTCCAGACAACAGGGCCTCCACCATTGAAGCTGAAGAAGATACTCGATATGGCACCAATCACCATTACGGATCAGACTCCGATGGAGACTGTTGTTGACATGTTCCGCAAACTTGGATTGAGACAGACGCTTGTCACACACAATGG ACGGTTGCTTGGTGTCATCACAAAGAAGGATGTACTGAGGCATCTAAAACAAATGGATAATGAAGACCCTAGCTCAGTGTTATTTAATTAG
- the LOC126268080 gene encoding H(+)/Cl(-) exchange transporter 4 isoform X3 — protein MEKAPLRGNAAIPMSFPTSYHAVDDQQQLVNGQQFRSASISSDDEMIDITTTGTVTERTIHQDELAASHCAVTFVEPQVAGDADDIPGIGQYDDFHTIDWQRDIARDRMRHRYIVKKKQDSICDLIKGAHDAWSGWVCVLLVGVFTGVVAGVIDIGASWMSDLKYGICPQAFWLNREQCCWSSNETTFDNGNCSQWWTWPEVFSQSREGVGPYIISYLFYIVWALIFAALAASLVRMFAPYACGSGIPEIKTILSGFIIRGYLGKWTLIIKSVGIMLAVSAGLSLGKEGPMVHIACCIGNIFSYLFPKYGKNEAKKREILSAAAAAGVSVAFGAPIGGVLFSLEEVSYYFPLKTLWRSFFCALVAAFVLRSINPFGNEHSVLFFVEYNKPWIFFELVPFIGLGIIGGVIATIFIKANLYWCRYRKVSKLGQYPVTEVLVVAVITAVIAYPNPYTRMNTSQLIYLLFSQCGVSNSDNLCDYNRNFTDVTSAIEKAAAGPGVYKAIWLLVLALIFKLIATIFTFGFKAPCGLFIPSLCLGAIMGRIVGVGVEQLAYHYPHVWMFSGECSTGDDCITPGLYAMVGAAAVLGGVTRMTVSLVVIMFELTGGVRYIVPLMAAAMASKWVGDALGRQGIYDAHIELNGYPFLDSKEEFAHTSLAADVMQPKRNETLSVLTQDSMTVEDVESLLRETEHNGFPVVVSRESQYLVGFVLRRDLNLAISNAKRTQEGICAQSLVLFTSQTPVQTTGPPPLKLKKILDMAPITITDQTPMETVVDMFRKLGLRQTLVTHNGRLLGVITKKDVLRHLKQMDNEDPSSVLFN, from the exons ATGGAAAAGGCGCCTTTAAGAGGCAATGCGGCCATACCAATGAGTTTTCCCACTTCTTATCATGCGGTTGATGACCAA CAACAACTCGTAAACGGACAACAGTTTCGATCTGCATCAATTAGTTCAGATGATGAGATGATTGACATTACAACGACAGGAACTGTTACGGAACGCACCATTCATCAAGATGAATTGGCAGCATCACACT GTGCAGTCACGTTCGTGGAACCTCAAG TTGCAGGTGATGCTGATGACATCCCAGGCATCGGCCAGTATGATGACTTCCATACGATTGACTGGCAGCGAGACATTGCACGTGACAGAATGCGTCACCGGTACATTGTGAAAAAGAAGCAAGATTCAATATGTGACTTAATAAAAGGAGCACATGACGCATGGTCAGGTTGGGTCTGTGTGCTGCTTGTAGGTGTATTTACAGGTGTGGTAGCCGGTGTGATAGATATCGGAGCAAGCTGGATGTCAGATCTGAAATATGGAATTTGCCCCCAGGCATTTTGGCTCAATCGTGAACAGTGTTGTTGGTCATCTAATGAGACAACATTTGATAATGGCAACTGCTCACAG TGGTGGACATGGCCAGAAGTTTTCAGTCAGTCAAGAGAAGGGGTGGGCCCATatataatttcctaccttttcTACATTGTGTGGGCTCTCATTTTTGCTGCACTTGCTGCATCTTTGGTACGGATGTTTGCCCCTTACGCCTGTGGCTCAGGTATACCAGAG aTAAAAACAATTCTGAGTGGGTTTATCATTAGAGGATACTTAGGAAAGTGGACATTGATAATAAAGTCTGTTGGTATAATGCTTGCTGTATCGGCAGGCCTTAGCTTGGGAAAAGAAGGTCCTATGGTGCATATTGCCTGCTGTATAG GTAATATATTCTCCTACCTTTTTCCAAAATACGGAAAAAATGAAGCTAAGAAAAGAGAGATACTGtcggcagcagcagctgctggtGTGTCTGTTGCCTTTGGAGCTCCAATTGGAGGGGTCCTATTCAGTTTAGAAGAG GTCAGTTACTACTTTCCACTCAAGACATTGTGGAGATCATTCTTCTGTGCTCTTGTGGCAGCGTTTGTGCTGCGCTCCATAAACCCTTTTGGAAACGAGCACTCTGTGCTGTTTTTTGTGGAGTACAATAAACCTTGGATATTTTTTGAGCTGGTTCCTTTTATTGGACTTGGGATAATAGGA GGTGTAATAGCTACAATATTCATAAAAGCAAATCTATATTGGTGCCGCTATCGCAAAGTTTCAAAGTTGGGTCAATATCCTGTTACTGAGGTACTGGTTGTTGCAGTGATCACAGCAGTTATTGCGTACCCTAACCCATATACACGCATGAATACAAGTCAGTTAATTTATTTGCTGTTCAGCCAGTgtggtgtttcaaattctgacaacttgtg TGATTACAACCGCAATTTCACTGATGTTACTTCAGCCATTGAAAAGGCAGCTGCAGGACCAGGTGTCTACAAAGCAATATGGCTGCTAGTGCTGGCTTTGATCTTTAAGCTGATTGCAACAATCTTCACATTTGGCTTCAAAGCTCCATGTGGTTTGTTCATTCCCAGCTTGTGCCTTGGAGCAATTATGGGCAGGATAGTAGGTGTTGGTGTGGAACAGTTAGCGTATCATTATCCACATGTGTGGATGTTCAGTGGAGAATGTTCCACAGGAGATGATTGCATTACTCCTGGGCTCTATGCCATGGTGGGAGCAGCTGCTGTTTTAGGCGGAGTGACACGAATGACAG TATCTCTTGTGGTAATAATGTTTGAACTGACTGGTGGAGTACGCTACATTGTACCTCTTATGGCAGCTGCTATGGCCAGCAAGTGGGTTGGTGATGCATTAGGCCGGCAGGGCATATACGATGCCCACATAGAGCTAAACGGCTACCCATTTCTGGACAGCAAAGAAGAATTTGCACACACATCATTAGCGGCAGATGTAATGCAACCAAA GCGAAATGAAACACTGAGTGTCTTAACTCAGGATTCTATGACTGTAGAAGATGTTGAAAGTCTTCTCAGAGAAACAGAACACAATGGTTTCCCTGTAGTCGTATCAAGAGAATCGCAGTACTTGGTAGGATTTGTGCTAAGGAGGGATCTTAACCTTGCCATTT CAAATGCTAAAAGAACTCAAGAAGGCATTTGTGCTCAGTCTCTTGTACTGTTCACAAGTCAGACTCCAGTCCAGACAACAGGGCCTCCACCATTGAAGCTGAAGAAGATACTCGATATGGCACCAATCACCATTACGGATCAGACTCCGATGGAGACTGTTGTTGACATGTTCCGCAAACTTGGATTGAGACAGACGCTTGTCACACACAATGG ACGGTTGCTTGGTGTCATCACAAAGAAGGATGTACTGAGGCATCTAAAACAAATGGATAATGAAGACCCTAGCTCAGTGTTATTTAATTAG